The following proteins are encoded in a genomic region of Candidatus Neomarinimicrobiota bacterium:
- a CDS encoding peptidylprolyl isomerase, which translates to MVAEVSYDRDGVQYISGEEVQAIIADLADYPGEPAAASDTVVMETSAGTITLRLFTDVAPGHSNNFKRLANAGFYDSTTFHRVVPNFVIQGGDILSRDAQRANDGQGNPGFTVPAEFNPRIHARGTLAMARSNDPNSAGSQFYIALSRLTQLDNRYTVFGEVISGLEAVDAIAAAARDSKDNPIDPQRIYRVRVGSQPSP; encoded by the coding sequence ATGGTGGCAGAAGTGAGCTACGATAGGGACGGTGTTCAGTACATCAGCGGCGAGGAAGTGCAGGCCATCATCGCTGACCTGGCCGACTATCCCGGCGAACCTGCCGCCGCCAGCGATACAGTGGTCATGGAAACCTCGGCGGGGACGATTACCTTGCGCCTCTTCACCGATGTAGCTCCGGGACACAGCAACAATTTCAAGCGGCTGGCCAATGCCGGCTTTTACGACAGCACGACCTTTCACCGGGTCGTCCCCAACTTCGTCATCCAGGGGGGCGATATACTGTCCCGGGACGCGCAGCGGGCTAACGATGGGCAGGGCAATCCCGGCTTTACCGTGCCGGCCGAATTCAACCCTCGGATCCATGCCAGGGGAACCCTGGCCATGGCCCGATCCAATGACCCCAACAGCGCCGGCAGCCAGTTTTATATCGCCCTGTCACGACTCACCCAACTGGACAACCGCTACACGGTCTTCGGGGAAGTGATCTCGGGGCTGGAAGCCGTTGACGCTATCGCTGCCGCTGCCCGGGATTCCAAAGACAATCCAATTGATCCCCAGCGCATCTATCGCGTCCGGGTTGGTTCGCAACCGTCACCCTAG
- the pyrF gene encoding orotidine-5'-phosphate decarboxylase, which yields MPIPFNARLLAAVEQKKSCLCLGLDLDPDRSSRLHGSNLESLRAASLAIVEATWNQVWGYKLNFAFFERYGSVGYAWLETLVAAIAGRALVVGDGKRGDIGNTARHYARAMFGQLGLDAATVNPYMGRDAVEPFLADTTRGAFILCLSSNPGAADFQQRGNGSPLYLAVARWAQGMNHNRNLGLVVGATHTEELAEVRQAAPALPFLIPGIGAQEGSLKAAVASGTEKAPSIIAIARAILYAGDGSLDAITAAVADYNRRINNLVASGGA from the coding sequence ATGCCGATCCCTTTTAATGCCCGTCTGCTGGCAGCAGTAGAGCAGAAGAAATCGTGTCTCTGCCTGGGTCTGGATCTGGACCCGGACCGGTCCAGCCGACTGCACGGTTCCAACCTGGAGTCCTTGCGCGCGGCGTCCCTGGCTATCGTGGAGGCCACCTGGAATCAGGTATGGGGCTACAAGCTTAACTTCGCTTTTTTTGAGCGCTACGGATCGGTGGGTTACGCCTGGCTGGAGACCCTGGTGGCAGCCATCGCTGGACGGGCGCTGGTAGTGGGCGATGGAAAGCGCGGGGACATCGGCAACACGGCGCGGCATTATGCCCGCGCCATGTTTGGGCAGTTGGGGTTGGATGCGGCCACAGTAAACCCATATATGGGCCGCGACGCGGTCGAACCATTTCTTGCCGACACCACACGGGGCGCATTCATTCTGTGTCTCAGCTCCAACCCGGGCGCTGCAGACTTCCAGCAGCGCGGCAATGGCAGCCCGCTCTACCTTGCCGTGGCCCGCTGGGCTCAGGGCATGAACCATAACCGGAACCTGGGACTGGTGGTGGGCGCCACCCATACCGAGGAGCTGGCTGAGGTTCGACAGGCCGCCCCGGCGCTCCCCTTTCTGATCCCTGGAATCGGAGCACAGGAGGGTTCGTTAAAGGCTGCGGTTGCCAGCGGTACCGAAAAAGCACCCAGCATCATTGCCATAGCGCGGGCGATACTGTACGCTGGTGATGGCAGTTTGGACGCTATTACCGCAGCGGTAGCTGACTACAATCGCCGCATCAATAACCTGGTGGCGAGCGGTGGCGCCTGA
- a CDS encoding thioredoxin family protein: MPKILIVSGLLAVAPLGGQFPSDVVQAEVSIDRTDVRPGEQIVLQSNITIEPGWHIYASDLQGLGPVPTHYELDDSALFVAVGPFQEPRPKRVWDEGFEMEVGWHSGELQVSQAVAMSGDLAPGPMSLAGQFVYMACTETMCLPPTYQRFNFQLQIAEGPIREAYAFRPAKPSLASVTGLEGTDLQRAIKEGLGSFLMLAMGMGLLALLTPCVFPMIPITVSYFLKQGESGGMQPLKAAGLYGAGIVVIYSLLGILLALTLGATGANQMAANPVINLLLGGLFVYFALSLLGMYEIQLPAKLRQFSVAQESRAGLLGIFFMAFTFTITSFTCTVQFVGLLLVAAAQGHYLWPAVGMVAFSLTFALPFFFLALFPQYMAQLPKSGSWLNSVKVVMGFLELAAAFKFVSNTDLVWGWDFFNHQMVLASWTVILLMTGFYLLGKIRLPHDSPMERVSIPRLLASSGFLIFGLMLGAGLVGQKVPGLVAAYLPPRMDHETSGVVLGRQLEQLTWYGEYDQALAQARLTNQPIFLDVTGYTCTNCRWMEANIFTRPKVAERLGEFVLLRLYTDGGDNFKAKQRFVVERFGTAALPFYAILAPDGSEIARFPGMTRDADKFSDFLDSGLRAPLQMTLVR; the protein is encoded by the coding sequence GTGCCTAAAATATTAATTGTGAGTGGCCTGCTGGCCGTAGCGCCGTTAGGGGGCCAGTTCCCCTCCGACGTGGTGCAGGCCGAAGTATCTATCGATCGCACGGATGTCCGCCCCGGCGAGCAGATCGTGCTCCAGAGCAATATCACCATCGAGCCTGGCTGGCACATCTACGCCAGCGACCTCCAGGGCCTGGGCCCCGTGCCAACCCACTACGAATTGGACGACAGTGCCCTGTTTGTCGCGGTGGGCCCCTTTCAAGAACCCCGGCCAAAGCGGGTTTGGGACGAGGGATTCGAGATGGAAGTAGGCTGGCACAGCGGCGAGCTGCAAGTGAGCCAGGCCGTGGCCATGTCCGGGGACCTGGCCCCCGGCCCCATGAGCCTGGCGGGGCAGTTTGTTTACATGGCGTGCACCGAAACCATGTGTCTGCCCCCCACCTACCAGCGCTTCAACTTTCAGCTGCAGATTGCCGAAGGCCCCATCCGGGAAGCCTACGCCTTCCGTCCCGCCAAACCATCCCTGGCGTCGGTAACCGGACTGGAAGGAACCGATCTGCAGCGCGCCATCAAGGAGGGGCTCGGCTCTTTCCTCATGCTGGCCATGGGCATGGGGCTTTTGGCACTGCTCACCCCCTGTGTCTTCCCCATGATTCCCATCACGGTGTCGTACTTCCTGAAGCAGGGAGAGTCCGGCGGGATGCAACCTCTGAAGGCGGCAGGGCTCTATGGAGCCGGTATCGTGGTCATCTATTCGCTGTTGGGGATCCTGCTGGCATTGACTCTGGGAGCAACCGGCGCCAACCAGATGGCCGCCAACCCGGTCATCAACCTGCTTCTGGGGGGGCTCTTCGTCTATTTCGCGCTGAGCCTGCTGGGTATGTACGAAATTCAGCTGCCCGCAAAGCTGCGCCAGTTCAGCGTTGCACAGGAATCTCGTGCTGGACTGCTGGGCATCTTTTTCATGGCGTTCACCTTTACCATCACCTCCTTTACCTGCACCGTACAGTTTGTGGGGCTGCTGCTGGTGGCCGCGGCCCAGGGGCATTACCTGTGGCCCGCCGTCGGTATGGTCGCATTCTCACTCACCTTTGCATTGCCGTTCTTTTTTCTGGCGCTATTCCCCCAATATATGGCCCAGCTACCCAAGAGCGGGAGTTGGCTCAATTCGGTGAAGGTGGTGATGGGCTTTTTGGAACTGGCGGCAGCATTCAAGTTTGTGAGCAATACCGATCTTGTATGGGGCTGGGATTTCTTTAACCACCAAATGGTACTGGCCTCCTGGACGGTGATCCTGCTCATGACCGGCTTCTATCTACTGGGAAAGATTCGGCTGCCCCACGACTCGCCCATGGAGCGGGTAAGCATACCCCGGCTCCTTGCCAGTAGCGGGTTTCTTATCTTCGGCCTCATGCTGGGAGCCGGCCTGGTAGGACAGAAGGTACCCGGATTGGTGGCGGCCTATCTCCCGCCGCGTATGGATCATGAGACCTCCGGCGTGGTGCTGGGCAGACAGCTCGAGCAGCTGACCTGGTATGGCGAGTACGATCAGGCACTCGCTCAGGCCCGGCTTACCAATCAACCCATCTTTCTGGATGTAACCGGCTACACCTGCACCAACTGCCGTTGGATGGAGGCCAATATATTTACCAGGCCGAAGGTAGCGGAACGGTTGGGCGAATTTGTACTGCTGCGCCTGTACACGGACGGTGGCGACAATTTCAAGGCGAAGCAGCGCTTTGTCGTGGAACGCTTTGGAACCGCGGCCCTGCCCTTCTATGCCATTCTGGCGCCTGACGGCTCCGAGATCGCGCGCTTCCCCGGCATGACCAGAGATGCAGATAAATTTTCAGATTTCCTGGACAGCGGGCTGCGTGCTCCGCTTCAAATGACCCTGGTGAGGTAA
- a CDS encoding orotate phosphoribosyltransferase yields MLKESGALLEGHFLLTSGRHSDRYVEKFRLLEQPAALDRVAAAAVAGVPPDEIDVVLGAAVGGILLAGAVARLLGRRIMFTERVDGAMTLRRGFALAPGERVLIVDDIVTTGGSIKELLDVVDRAGAAVHSVVCIVDRSAGDIDIAATKRALVRLPMTSWSPENCPLCKAGVPLTERGRSGRGAPAGK; encoded by the coding sequence CTGCTGAAGGAGAGCGGGGCCCTCCTGGAGGGTCACTTCCTGCTCACCTCCGGCAGGCACAGCGATCGTTACGTGGAGAAATTCAGGCTGCTGGAACAGCCGGCAGCCTTGGACAGGGTGGCGGCAGCCGCGGTGGCCGGTGTACCCCCGGATGAAATCGACGTGGTCCTGGGTGCGGCGGTGGGCGGCATCCTGTTGGCAGGTGCCGTGGCGCGACTGCTGGGGCGGCGCATCATGTTTACGGAACGGGTGGACGGGGCCATGACCCTGCGGCGGGGATTTGCCCTTGCGCCGGGAGAGCGCGTACTGATTGTGGACGATATTGTCACCACTGGTGGGTCCATCAAGGAACTTCTGGATGTAGTAGACCGGGCAGGCGCAGCGGTGCACAGCGTGGTCTGCATCGTGGACCGTAGCGCGGGTGATATCGATATAGCTGCGACGAAGCGCGCACTGGTGCGGCTGCCGATGACCAGCTGGTCGCCAGAGAACTGCCCGTTATGCAAGGCGGGGGTCCCGCTCACGGAGCGGGGACGCTCTGGCAGGGGGGCACCGGCAGGCAAGTGA
- a CDS encoding T9SS type A sorting domain-containing protein, producing the protein MRSIEMAILLWATLGLAPLRALVEVHILPDQGQTILAIGDTVTFEIWMDPHGLRLTGYDIYLTFDPEVFKPIFTDTTFTVSNGDTTFIFRPFSSTGELILSGPLQNDTRGDVWATPYLVDVNRLAGFQLDYSQHTPACGGCRQSFSHSGVAATFRLTVIGIPPAGPATITFDNQYIIPTGGARETGFYPLTGDEAKRDFDILGNLNILVAGLKILPALPDTTINPGETLRLRLADYFLSGLYTPAQVTWSLTVNSTPGATSAVLDLSDTSLVVATTALDQGIADLTLLVTSNDFLYSDSQNLQVIVDWPPVFTPPFPSLQFDEDDSLVVAGSAIFSDLDDTGPDISVRLEPAAPIRVRYDEVAETIAFSADLDWFGSAQSRLFVEDALGVSIDTLLDFTVNSINDPPVVSFDSVSALGDTIVIHYGQTATLDLDSLVIDVENAPLSWSHDDPDPAHLSVSLVAGHILSLEPVLTDPIFYGDIDLTITATDDSAATGSDTLVVSIRSWPPEIGALPEIKLLAGTPDTLALNPLVSDNDTPDAAMTWTFAVTNFLTGAADFMVSVNYDQPTQTVIFNAPVNYAASDWLELTVTDDDNNSDIDSTRLTVFATLNPVIDPLDTVVVFRDTSTQVLDLDDFVIDPIYNDADMSWSYLGGDSLQAVLIDPVTHVVTLVTNPNFFGWDSVRFIAANPGQFTDSSTLTVRVIPRFDLSPLWSPLESAEIVPPDTIHLFNLASKLKDDFTAFDQLVTNGFVLDPATGAVDNSLLTLTIDPATSLAWIEVPSAQTMPNYTVWLYFSAQDDMGQVSNSDTMVVAVRDSYSPVWTQPPSVAMLINETFSGLFLQDYLSDRDTPLGSLTITFVNPNPLITVTYNAATTEVTIQASGVASESRVTFTATDAEGNSTAIQLRVFVRAITDFDAPEGGLTYLFNPVADKWINFVLVSDSTTDRIKTTYIYNSREVPLSFSQQDSLPGAITWVAPYRFEFPGVYNMSAELIDNVNNVNRLFIRLNVAFAKARGQRQASPDQLLTVAYPPQPGGNGKLMIVSEQPASAELIKRLESQGAFSRSNRPSPNTYILDTNLPKSTVVTLTFQQSAAADPYFSFYQAEVDRLVRIDTYTSREGKFEAVVTPGTEILFGPSDTPASRDPLPGEELYCYPNPFNAAIQVRFMLRGEDRGRILIYDLLGREVYATPHQRYRAGIHSFTWHGLDSRGSAVPSGLYFVRLMTDGGRLTTQKVTLLK; encoded by the coding sequence GAAATGGCGATACTTCTGTGGGCGACGCTTGGCCTCGCGCCCCTGCGAGCACTGGTAGAAGTACATATCCTGCCCGATCAAGGCCAAACCATCCTCGCCATCGGCGATACCGTAACCTTCGAGATCTGGATGGACCCTCATGGGCTCCGGCTTACCGGGTATGACATCTATCTGACCTTTGACCCGGAGGTGTTCAAACCCATATTCACAGATACCACGTTCACGGTGAGCAATGGCGATACGACCTTCATCTTCCGCCCATTCAGCAGTACGGGGGAACTGATCCTCAGCGGCCCGTTGCAGAACGATACGCGGGGCGACGTGTGGGCCACTCCCTACCTGGTTGACGTGAACCGGCTGGCCGGTTTTCAGCTGGACTATTCGCAACATACCCCCGCTTGCGGGGGCTGCCGGCAGTCCTTCTCCCACAGCGGCGTGGCGGCGACTTTCAGGCTGACGGTGATCGGCATTCCCCCCGCGGGGCCAGCGACGATTACCTTCGATAACCAGTACATCATACCCACGGGTGGCGCCCGGGAGACCGGCTTTTATCCGCTGACAGGTGATGAAGCCAAGAGAGACTTTGACATCCTGGGAAACCTGAACATCCTAGTTGCCGGACTCAAAATATTGCCGGCGCTACCCGATACTACCATCAATCCGGGTGAAACATTGCGTTTGCGGCTAGCGGACTATTTCCTCAGCGGGCTTTATACGCCGGCTCAGGTTACGTGGAGCCTGACCGTCAATTCCACTCCCGGCGCCACCAGCGCCGTGCTGGACCTGTCGGATACCAGTCTGGTGGTGGCCACAACTGCCCTGGACCAGGGCATCGCCGACTTAACGCTTCTGGTCACCTCCAATGATTTCCTCTACAGTGACTCCCAGAATCTACAAGTTATTGTGGATTGGCCTCCGGTCTTCACGCCGCCGTTCCCTAGCCTGCAATTCGACGAGGATGACAGCCTGGTGGTGGCCGGTTCGGCCATTTTCAGCGACCTGGATGATACGGGACCCGATATTTCCGTCCGGCTGGAGCCCGCCGCGCCCATCAGGGTACGCTACGACGAGGTGGCCGAAACCATCGCCTTCAGCGCGGACCTCGACTGGTTCGGTTCCGCGCAATCCCGCTTGTTTGTGGAAGACGCCCTGGGAGTGAGCATCGATACGCTACTGGACTTCACGGTGAACTCCATCAATGACCCGCCGGTGGTGAGTTTTGACAGCGTGAGTGCCCTGGGGGATACCATTGTGATCCACTACGGGCAGACCGCTACCCTGGACCTGGATTCACTGGTCATCGATGTGGAAAATGCACCCCTCAGCTGGAGCCATGATGACCCGGACCCGGCTCATTTGTCTGTAAGCCTGGTGGCGGGGCATATTCTTAGCCTTGAACCAGTGCTGACGGATCCCATTTTCTACGGCGACATCGACCTCACCATCACAGCCACGGATGACTCGGCCGCCACCGGCAGCGACACACTGGTGGTGAGCATCCGCTCGTGGCCGCCGGAGATCGGTGCGCTGCCGGAAATCAAACTGCTGGCCGGGACGCCAGACACGCTGGCGCTGAACCCCCTGGTCTCGGATAACGATACGCCTGATGCCGCTATGACGTGGACCTTTGCCGTGACCAATTTTCTCACCGGAGCGGCCGATTTTATGGTATCGGTCAATTACGATCAGCCGACACAAACAGTCATCTTCAATGCGCCCGTGAACTACGCCGCTTCCGACTGGCTGGAGCTCACGGTGACCGATGATGACAACAACAGCGACATCGATTCCACCCGGCTCACGGTCTTTGCCACCCTCAATCCGGTCATCGATCCCCTGGATACGGTCGTCGTATTCAGGGACACCAGCACCCAGGTCCTGGACCTGGACGATTTCGTCATTGACCCTATCTACAACGATGCCGACATGAGTTGGAGCTACCTCGGGGGAGACAGCCTCCAGGCCGTGCTGATTGATCCAGTCACCCACGTGGTAACGCTGGTGACCAACCCAAACTTCTTCGGCTGGGACTCGGTGCGGTTTATTGCCGCCAATCCCGGCCAGTTCACCGATTCCAGCACGCTGACCGTGCGCGTCATTCCCCGATTCGATCTGTCGCCCCTATGGTCACCGCTGGAAAGCGCGGAAATAGTGCCCCCTGACACTATCCATCTGTTTAACCTCGCTTCCAAGCTCAAGGATGACTTCACAGCGTTCGACCAGCTGGTCACAAATGGCTTCGTACTGGACCCTGCTACGGGGGCAGTGGATAACAGCTTGTTAACGTTGACGATCGACCCTGCGACCTCCCTGGCATGGATTGAGGTGCCCAGCGCCCAGACCATGCCAAACTACACCGTATGGCTGTATTTCTCAGCGCAGGACGATATGGGGCAGGTGTCCAATTCGGACACCATGGTCGTGGCAGTGAGGGACTCCTATTCTCCTGTGTGGACCCAACCGCCGTCTGTGGCTATGTTGATCAACGAAACCTTCAGCGGCCTCTTCCTGCAGGACTACCTGTCTGACAGGGACACCCCGCTGGGGAGCCTGACGATAACCTTCGTCAACCCGAATCCGCTCATCACTGTCACCTACAATGCAGCCACCACGGAAGTCACGATTCAGGCCTCCGGGGTCGCCAGTGAAAGCCGGGTTACTTTCACCGCCACCGATGCGGAGGGCAACAGCACAGCGATCCAGCTGCGCGTCTTCGTCAGGGCGATCACTGATTTTGATGCGCCCGAGGGTGGTCTGACCTACCTTTTTAATCCGGTGGCTGATAAGTGGATCAACTTCGTTCTGGTGAGCGACAGCACGACCGACCGCATCAAGACAACCTATATCTACAACTCCCGTGAAGTGCCGCTGTCATTCTCGCAACAGGACAGCCTGCCGGGGGCCATCACCTGGGTTGCCCCCTACCGCTTCGAATTTCCCGGCGTCTACAATATGTCTGCGGAGCTCATCGATAATGTGAACAACGTTAACCGGCTCTTTATACGGCTCAACGTAGCCTTCGCGAAGGCCCGCGGCCAGCGCCAAGCCTCCCCTGATCAGCTGCTGACCGTCGCCTATCCCCCACAGCCCGGCGGAAACGGTAAACTGATGATCGTATCTGAACAGCCCGCAAGCGCTGAACTGATCAAGCGGCTGGAAAGTCAGGGCGCTTTCTCCCGTTCAAACCGGCCATCGCCGAACACGTACATCCTGGACACCAACCTGCCCAAATCAACTGTTGTGACGCTGACCTTTCAACAATCTGCGGCCGCCGACCCATACTTTTCATTCTATCAGGCAGAAGTGGATCGGCTGGTTAGGATCGATACCTATACCAGCCGAGAGGGAAAGTTCGAAGCCGTTGTGACACCTGGAACGGAGATCCTGTTCGGGCCCTCGGACACGCCTGCAAGCCGTGACCCTCTGCCGGGCGAGGAGCTGTATTGCTACCCCAATCCGTTTAACGCAGCGATCCAGGTGCGCTTCATGCTGCGCGGAGAGGACCGTGGCCGCATCCTCATCTATGACCTGTTGGGGAGGGAGGTCTACGCCACGCCGCACCAGCGCTACCGAGCGGGCATACATTCGTTTACCTGGCACGGTCTTGACAGCCGTGGCTCAGCCGTGCCGTCCGGACTCTATTTCGTGCGCCTCATGACAGACGGTGGCCGGCTGACAACCCAGAAAGTGACCCTGCTCAAATGA
- a CDS encoding redoxin domain-containing protein, with the protein MTRRTWALVSILAATLAIGGTVRALGDRAGGEPEQQLVPAPDFTLSSLEGERYTLSELRGNVVILNFWATWCAPCRKEIPDLSRIYTAHKDAGLVILGVSWDDLDKDKIRKFADNYKVTYPVLHGTQSELTEVGMAYQWEGYLPTSYIIDRGGFIREVLVGARSEKFFMKILESLL; encoded by the coding sequence ATGACACGACGGACTTGGGCACTGGTATCCATATTGGCCGCTACTCTGGCCATTGGGGGAACGGTGCGTGCGCTGGGCGATCGTGCGGGCGGTGAGCCTGAACAGCAGCTGGTCCCGGCACCCGATTTTACACTGAGCAGCCTGGAGGGCGAGCGGTATACCCTGAGCGAACTGCGGGGCAACGTGGTTATTCTGAATTTCTGGGCGACCTGGTGCGCTCCCTGCCGAAAGGAAATCCCCGATTTGAGCCGCATCTACACAGCCCACAAGGATGCTGGGCTGGTCATTCTGGGTGTTTCCTGGGATGATCTGGACAAGGACAAGATCAGGAAGTTTGCCGACAACTACAAGGTCACCTATCCGGTACTGCACGGAACTCAATCGGAGCTCACTGAAGTGGGCATGGCCTATCAGTGGGAGGGGTATCTGCCGACGAGCTATATCATTGATCGGGGGGGTTTTATCAGGGAAGTACTCGTAGGCGCCCGGAGTGAAAAGTTTTTCATGAAGATCCTCGAATCGCTGCTATAG